A single Paenibacillus sp. FSL R5-0517 DNA region contains:
- a CDS encoding DUF2785 domain-containing protein codes for MDALTLKQKLQHIQSANRSIDHVEQPYELALHMMKHIGSPDPVLRDELIYITFATWIGKGVFTEDELRHLLQLALDDQHLFHGIGEQGTDSVFTRTFSILLLPPILNLDREKPFLNKVDIAGIHHRSITYLACEKDLRGYVDDKGWAHAPAHAADAVEDLAQSPYLERMELLELLHTISRKITESSDVYIHDEDQRIAHAVVTILRRNLLEQKDITLWIDSLHQETKAVNRSFLDTSHRDLNVRLFLQTLYLAIRTEEDEPFPAVRSLVLLTLERDK; via the coding sequence ATGGATGCTCTGACGTTAAAGCAAAAATTGCAGCATATCCAGTCAGCTAATCGGTCCATAGACCATGTGGAACAACCTTACGAATTGGCGCTGCATATGATGAAACATATTGGCAGTCCTGACCCTGTCCTGCGGGATGAATTGATCTATATTACGTTTGCAACCTGGATTGGAAAGGGTGTATTTACGGAAGACGAGCTGAGGCATCTGTTGCAGTTGGCTCTGGATGATCAGCACCTCTTCCATGGCATCGGAGAGCAGGGAACGGACAGTGTGTTTACACGGACGTTCTCCATATTGTTACTGCCTCCAATCCTGAATCTGGATCGTGAGAAACCTTTCCTGAACAAGGTGGATATCGCAGGGATTCATCATCGGTCGATTACATATCTGGCATGTGAAAAAGATCTTCGCGGCTATGTCGATGATAAGGGCTGGGCGCATGCCCCCGCACATGCGGCGGATGCGGTTGAAGACCTGGCTCAGTCACCATATCTGGAGCGAATGGAACTGCTGGAACTTCTGCATACAATCAGTCGGAAAATAACCGAATCAAGTGACGTTTACATCCATGATGAAGATCAGCGAATAGCGCATGCTGTAGTGACCATTCTTCGTCGCAATCTGCTGGAGCAAAAAGATATTACGTTGTGGATCGATTCCCTTCATCAAGAAACTAAGGCAGTAAACAGATCATTTCTGGATACCAGTCATAGGGACCTGAATGTGCGTCTGTTTTTGCAGACACTGTATCTTGCGATACGTACAGAAGAAGACGAGCCGTTTCCGGCGGTTCGTTCACTAGTATTGCTGACATTGGAGAGAGATAAATAA
- the pxpB gene encoding 5-oxoprolinase subunit PxpB, translated as MSELPYAWTKEILFPLGETAVIIDCGDHLSVAVQRRVASVCALLEKRTLPAMIEWVPSYTSVTLFYNPFISPYPELCRALLQQLNQMKESVQDKPRTVTIPVCYGGEWGPDLNYVASEHGLTSEDVIAIHTSGDYLVHMIGFAPGFPYLGGLSERIATPRRATPRLRVEAGTVGIGGKQTGIYPLDTPGGWQCIGRTPLRLFRPDEKVPSLLATGDRVRFEQITKQDYLALKRMEDER; from the coding sequence ATGAGCGAATTACCGTATGCTTGGACAAAGGAGATTTTGTTTCCGCTGGGTGAGACAGCCGTTATCATCGATTGCGGGGATCACTTGTCTGTCGCGGTACAGCGCAGAGTGGCGTCTGTATGTGCTTTGCTGGAAAAAAGAACTCTGCCTGCCATGATCGAATGGGTGCCTTCATACACATCCGTTACACTATTTTATAATCCGTTCATCTCCCCGTACCCCGAGTTGTGCCGCGCTTTGCTTCAACAGTTGAACCAAATGAAGGAATCCGTACAAGACAAGCCCAGAACGGTCACGATTCCCGTATGTTACGGTGGCGAATGGGGGCCTGATCTGAACTATGTTGCCAGTGAGCATGGACTGACCTCAGAGGACGTTATTGCAATTCATACATCCGGGGATTATCTGGTCCATATGATTGGATTTGCCCCAGGTTTTCCGTATCTCGGTGGGTTATCTGAACGGATTGCTACGCCCAGACGGGCAACGCCAAGGCTTCGGGTAGAGGCCGGTACAGTTGGGATTGGGGGCAAACAGACAGGAATCTATCCGCTAGATACACCCGGAGGATGGCAATGTATTGGACGAACGCCCCTCCGGTTGTTTCGGCCGGATGAGAAGGTACCAAGTTTGCTGGCAACAGGTGATCGGGTTCGATTTGAACAGATTACGAAGCAGGACTATCTGGCGTTGAAGCGGATGGAGGATGAACGATGA
- a CDS encoding biotin-dependent carboxyltransferase family protein, with translation MSVEVIRPGLLSTIQDEGRTGYRRYGIHPGGVMDTFAARAANMLVGNPRNAALLEMTMTGPELRFQESQLVSLCGGDLTATVDHLPVPLWRPVLVRAGSVMKFGPCRHGLRCYLALAGGIAAPEVMGSRSTDLKTGIGGLAGRPLRVADLLSTGEPSGEAQVWMKRMEQQVEESERGRRILAPAWFLSERERPDYYGRAVIRVMESKDSSLFSEASLGHFYAEKYVISPQSDRMGYRLQGSRLELNQPLDRLSEAVTYGTVQVPPDGQPIILMADHQTIGGYPVIAQVAQVDMPILAQARPGTRISFAQITHDQARQLYMEQEINMQLMDKLIRRRMAGMEGAQ, from the coding sequence ATGAGTGTCGAAGTGATTCGTCCTGGGCTGTTATCTACCATTCAGGATGAAGGCAGAACCGGCTATCGCCGGTATGGTATTCATCCTGGCGGCGTCATGGACACCTTTGCAGCCAGAGCCGCCAATATGCTTGTGGGCAATCCCCGAAATGCAGCACTGCTGGAGATGACGATGACGGGGCCGGAGCTTCGATTTCAGGAGAGCCAGCTAGTCTCATTATGTGGGGGGGATCTGACAGCAACGGTGGATCATCTGCCTGTACCTTTGTGGCGTCCTGTGCTGGTGCGGGCTGGAAGTGTAATGAAATTTGGCCCGTGTCGTCATGGCTTGCGTTGTTATCTGGCGTTAGCGGGTGGAATAGCTGCACCGGAAGTGATGGGCAGTCGAAGTACAGATCTTAAGACAGGTATTGGCGGTTTGGCAGGAAGACCCCTGCGTGTGGCAGACCTGTTATCTACAGGTGAACCTTCTGGTGAAGCACAAGTATGGATGAAGCGTATGGAGCAGCAGGTAGAAGAAAGTGAGCGGGGCCGCCGAATATTGGCGCCTGCGTGGTTCTTATCTGAACGTGAAAGACCTGACTATTATGGGAGAGCTGTTATTCGTGTGATGGAGAGCAAGGACAGCTCGCTGTTCAGCGAGGCGAGTCTGGGACATTTCTATGCCGAAAAATACGTAATCTCTCCGCAATCCGATCGGATGGGCTATCGCCTGCAAGGCTCCAGACTGGAGTTGAATCAGCCGCTGGATCGGCTGTCAGAAGCCGTTACCTATGGCACGGTGCAGGTGCCACCCGATGGTCAGCCGATCATCTTGATGGCAGACCATCAGACGATTGGAGGTTATCCTGTCATAGCACAGGTAGCTCAGGTGGATATGCCAATCCTGGCTCAGGCTAGGCCGGGAACCCGAATTTCTTTTGCACAGATTACGCATGATCAAGCCCGACAGTTGTACATGGAACAGGAGATCAATATGCAGCTCATGGATAAGCTGATACGCAGAAGAATGGCAGGAATGGAGGGCGCTCAATGA
- a CDS encoding 5-oxoprolinase subunit PxpA, protein MKTLDINCDLGESYGIYRTLSDEAILPLITSANIACGFHAGDPATMRITVEKALEHQVAIGAHPGLPDLQGFGRRRMDITPREAYDMVVYQIGALDAFVRASGGQMHHVKPHGALYNMAAEDTKLAEAIVEAIYQVQPELYLYGLAGSKLIHAADRIGLRSVSEVFADRTYGADGKLTPRSQAGAVIEESGQAIAQVLQMVKDGVVVSTDGTRVSMKAETVCIHGDGANALAFAQEIRRVLESEGIQLSAHNFGMTRSERTE, encoded by the coding sequence TTGAAAACCTTGGATATCAATTGTGATCTGGGCGAAAGTTATGGTATATATCGCACGTTATCGGACGAAGCCATTCTGCCCTTAATTACGTCAGCCAATATAGCCTGCGGGTTTCATGCAGGGGACCCGGCTACGATGCGGATCACGGTGGAGAAGGCATTGGAGCATCAGGTGGCAATTGGCGCTCACCCCGGATTGCCGGATCTGCAAGGGTTTGGCAGAAGACGTATGGACATTACGCCACGGGAAGCATATGACATGGTGGTGTATCAGATCGGTGCGCTGGATGCCTTTGTCCGTGCAAGTGGGGGGCAAATGCATCACGTGAAACCGCACGGCGCCTTATACAATATGGCTGCAGAAGATACGAAGCTTGCTGAAGCCATCGTGGAGGCGATCTATCAAGTACAACCCGAGCTGTATTTGTATGGTCTGGCGGGCAGTAAGCTGATTCACGCTGCGGATCGCATCGGTCTGCGCAGTGTGAGCGAGGTGTTTGCGGATCGAACCTATGGGGCGGATGGTAAGCTAACCCCTCGAAGCCAAGCGGGGGCTGTCATTGAAGAGTCGGGACAAGCGATTGCTCAAGTGCTCCAGATGGTGAAAGACGGCGTGGTTGTATCCACGGATGGCACGCGGGTTTCCATGAAGGCAGAGACGGTCTGCATCCACGGTGACGGAGCGAATGCTCTAGCATTTGCTCAAGAGATTCGTCGTGTGCTGGAATCGGAAGGCATTCAGTTATCCGCGCATAATTTTGGAATGACAAGGAGTGAAAGAACAGAATGA
- a CDS encoding NUDIX domain-containing protein, translating into MKPIRNSAKAVIVQDRRLLVIRLEDQYGTAYVFPGGGQEKGEELKDAVARECLEEIGQAVNVGELLHIREYIGKNHEFAEWDADIHQVEFYFACSLINPEATIFEGSNPDDHQVAVEWIALEELSQVRLYPKTIGELLLQSGSSSIYLGDLN; encoded by the coding sequence ATGAAACCCATACGCAACTCGGCGAAGGCCGTTATTGTGCAGGATAGACGATTGCTGGTCATTCGGCTGGAAGACCAATATGGTACCGCTTATGTGTTCCCGGGTGGAGGACAGGAGAAAGGTGAAGAACTCAAGGATGCGGTCGCACGTGAATGTCTGGAGGAGATTGGCCAGGCTGTGAACGTGGGAGAGTTGTTGCATATTCGAGAGTATATCGGAAAAAATCATGAATTCGCCGAGTGGGATGCAGATATCCACCAGGTTGAATTTTATTTTGCGTGCAGCCTGATCAATCCGGAGGCAACTATTTTTGAAGGCTCCAATCCTGACGACCATCAAGTCGCCGTGGAATGGATTGCGCTGGAAGAGCTGTCTCAGGTTCGTTTATATCCAAAAACCATTGGTGAGCTACTGCTTCAATCGGGTTCTTCATCAATCTATCTTGGAGATTTGAATTAA
- a CDS encoding pyridoxamine 5'-phosphate oxidase family protein, protein MNQTELEQNIVKALENNPFCSFSTVENGKPKSRYMALFNDGLNIHLATNRRTHKVEELENNPNVSLLLGYEAGGSKEVVEIEGTCEVTKNEGLREQVWNDELKAWFDGPNDPNYVILDITPTRIEYTGKDHEHHVWEQ, encoded by the coding sequence ATGAACCAGACTGAATTGGAACAAAACATTGTAAAAGCATTGGAAAACAACCCTTTTTGCAGCTTCTCGACTGTAGAGAATGGTAAACCGAAATCCCGCTATATGGCGCTTTTCAACGATGGACTGAACATTCATCTGGCAACGAACCGCCGTACACACAAAGTAGAGGAACTGGAGAATAATCCGAATGTTAGCCTGCTGCTTGGTTATGAGGCTGGTGGTTCCAAGGAAGTCGTTGAGATTGAAGGAACCTGTGAAGTGACCAAGAACGAAGGTTTGCGTGAGCAAGTATGGAATGACGAACTGAAGGCGTGGTTCGATGGACCTAATGATCCGAACTATGTCATTCTGGACATCACTCCGACTCGTATTGAATATACAGGGAAAGATCATGAACATCATGTGTGGGAACAATAA